One stretch of Pontiella desulfatans DNA includes these proteins:
- a CDS encoding TolC family protein produces MKKRLIALILVSAGFASAQTNAFLSWEQCLEKTKAYNPDLVSARAAVRELEFGVSSASSGFLPQISARAGIDYGEAETDSGVKENKSASGRLTLSQDLFSGGGNIAGRRRALAQLEIGNQQYRKTLSDVELRTRLAYIDVLYAQDLVELTKKIEERRHNNVRLIQLRFDGGRENAGSLARSKAQLSQAGYEVREAERSLTYALRNLAAAMGIMEPAPGAEGDLRADAPEALADLEPLMKQTPNYSIATTQIEAAKQGMKVTRSGRFPSVSFDASAGLSSGTYDVYKGSWNVGLSASMPLYTGNRLNSQVAAAKENIIQSEMDLMDTANTLMATLQQRWNGYADAIESEAVQQELFDAEQLRAEISTAKYKQGLLSYEDWDLIESNLISQGKTHLQRRRSSEIQQAQWKNALGWSEWYTEQGE; encoded by the coding sequence ATGAAGAAGAGATTGATTGCACTGATCCTTGTGTCGGCCGGCTTTGCATCCGCGCAGACGAACGCGTTCCTCAGCTGGGAACAATGCCTCGAAAAAACCAAGGCCTACAACCCCGACCTGGTTTCGGCGCGCGCCGCCGTGCGCGAGTTGGAGTTTGGCGTGTCCTCGGCCAGCTCGGGCTTCCTTCCGCAAATCAGCGCCCGCGCCGGCATCGACTATGGCGAGGCCGAGACGGACTCCGGGGTGAAAGAAAACAAGAGCGCCAGCGGGCGCTTGACCCTGAGCCAGGATTTGTTCAGCGGCGGCGGGAACATCGCCGGCCGCCGGCGCGCGCTCGCCCAACTGGAGATCGGCAACCAGCAATACCGCAAAACCCTTTCGGACGTGGAGTTGCGGACCCGGCTGGCCTACATCGATGTGCTCTATGCGCAGGACTTGGTCGAGCTGACGAAAAAGATCGAGGAGCGCCGCCACAACAACGTTCGCCTGATCCAGCTGCGGTTCGACGGGGGCCGCGAAAACGCCGGCTCATTGGCGCGCAGCAAGGCGCAGCTTTCCCAGGCGGGCTACGAAGTGCGCGAGGCCGAGCGTTCGCTCACCTATGCCCTGCGCAACCTCGCCGCCGCCATGGGGATCATGGAACCTGCCCCCGGCGCCGAAGGCGACCTCCGGGCGGATGCCCCCGAGGCGCTGGCCGATCTGGAGCCGCTGATGAAGCAGACCCCGAACTACAGCATTGCCACAACCCAGATCGAAGCCGCCAAACAGGGGATGAAGGTGACCCGCAGCGGCCGGTTCCCATCGGTCAGCTTCGATGCCTCCGCCGGACTCAGCAGCGGAACCTACGATGTCTACAAGGGCTCTTGGAACGTCGGGCTCAGCGCCTCCATGCCGCTCTATACCGGCAACCGCCTCAACAGCCAGGTGGCCGCCGCCAAGGAAAACATCATCCAATCGGAAATGGATCTGATGGATACGGCCAACACGCTCATGGCCACCCTGCAACAGCGGTGGAACGGCTATGCCGACGCCATCGAAAGCGAGGCCGTCCAGCAGGAGCTGTTCGATGCCGAGCAGCTGCGCGCCGAAATCTCGACGGCCAAATACAAGCAGGGTTTGCTCTCCTACGAGGACTGGGATCTCATCGAAAGCAATTTGATTAGCCAGGGCAAAACGCACCTCCAGCGCCGCCGGTCATCCGAGATCCAGCAGGCGCAGTGGAAGAATGCACTGGGGTGGAGCGAGTGGTATACAGAACAAGGCGAATGA